A stretch of Kyrpidia spormannii DNA encodes these proteins:
- the tpiA gene encoding triose-phosphate isomerase: MNAARKPLLAANWKMNKTPEEALSFWHEFSGRLSGETGRVEVVICPPYPALPALQGADLRARGVYLGAQNVHWESRGAFTGEVSPGMLRAVGCSHVIVGHSERRAYFGESDEAVKRKLRAALEEGMTPILCVGETLEQRTAGRAEEVVAAQLTAALEGLDTGRAARVVVAYEPVWAIGTGRSAESRDAGEMAAAVRRRLRELAGPAAEEIRILYGGSVAPDNFAQFLAEAEVDGGLVGTASLRPESFFALVASAAKAATAQAGEGEAQ; this comes from the coding sequence ATGAACGCGGCCCGGAAACCGCTTTTGGCGGCGAACTGGAAGATGAACAAAACGCCCGAGGAGGCCCTGTCCTTTTGGCACGAGTTTTCGGGGCGGCTATCCGGGGAAACCGGGCGGGTGGAGGTGGTGATTTGTCCGCCTTACCCCGCTCTGCCCGCCCTGCAGGGGGCGGACCTCCGGGCCCGGGGGGTGTATTTGGGGGCCCAGAACGTTCACTGGGAGTCCCGGGGGGCGTTCACCGGAGAGGTGTCGCCCGGAATGCTCCGGGCCGTGGGGTGTTCCCACGTGATCGTGGGCCATTCCGAACGACGGGCCTATTTTGGCGAGTCGGACGAGGCGGTGAAGCGAAAGCTCCGGGCGGCGCTCGAAGAAGGGATGACGCCGATTCTCTGTGTCGGTGAGACGTTGGAACAGCGCACGGCGGGGCGGGCCGAAGAGGTGGTGGCCGCCCAGCTCACCGCCGCTTTAGAAGGACTTGACACCGGCCGGGCGGCCCGGGTGGTGGTGGCTTACGAGCCGGTGTGGGCGATCGGGACCGGGCGGTCCGCCGAGTCCCGGGATGCCGGGGAAATGGCGGCGGCGGTGAGGCGCCGGCTGCGGGAGTTGGCGGGTCCGGCGGCGGAGGAGATCCGGATTCTGTACGGGGGTAGCGTGGCCCCGGATAATTTTGCACAGTTTTTGGCGGAGGCCGAGGTGGACGGCGGGCTCGTGGGCACGGCGAGTTTGCGTCCAGAATCGTTTTTCGCCTTGGTGGCTTCGGCGGCGAAGGCCGCCACTGCCCAGGCGGGGGAAGGAGAGGCACAATGA
- a CDS encoding pyrroline-5-carboxylate reductase dimerization domain-containing protein, producing the protein MRIGCIGTGTIGSMLIEALSSKLPEPPDFVACNRSRDKIAALARRVPSLVMVATAAEVAQRSQTLFICVKSPDLDPVIDQIRPFLSPDHVLLITASGFEVERLEHRVPARVGKIIPSITQLAGGGAILTQYGPRMDRESCRSVDGLLSFIGTPLPVTDDQIRVYADLTSCGPAFFAAILQAFARAASATGRIGAGDAEHLLQLTWSATARLFENGITPEDVRRRVSVPGGVTEAGLAVLDPGADTLFRDLFAATQAHHLSHRPSPGQTRDKWPDTDRPGTSRGPL; encoded by the coding sequence ATGCGCATTGGGTGTATCGGGACCGGGACCATCGGAAGCATGTTGATCGAGGCGTTGTCTTCAAAACTGCCCGAACCCCCGGACTTTGTCGCTTGCAATCGCAGCCGGGACAAAATTGCCGCCCTCGCCCGGCGGGTTCCCAGTCTGGTCATGGTGGCGACGGCAGCGGAAGTGGCCCAGCGGTCACAAACCCTATTTATCTGCGTTAAATCGCCAGATCTCGACCCGGTGATCGACCAAATTCGCCCCTTTCTCTCGCCGGACCACGTCCTTCTGATCACCGCCAGCGGGTTTGAGGTGGAGCGCCTCGAACACCGAGTTCCGGCCCGTGTGGGAAAAATCATTCCCAGCATCACCCAGTTGGCAGGGGGCGGCGCAATCCTAACCCAGTACGGACCCCGGATGGACCGGGAAAGCTGCCGGAGCGTGGACGGGCTCCTGTCCTTCATCGGCACCCCTTTACCGGTCACCGACGATCAGATTCGGGTGTACGCAGACCTCACCAGTTGCGGGCCGGCATTCTTCGCCGCCATCCTTCAAGCCTTCGCCCGGGCAGCGTCAGCCACGGGCCGAATCGGTGCCGGTGACGCCGAGCATCTGCTACAACTGACATGGAGTGCCACCGCCCGCCTCTTTGAAAACGGGATTACCCCCGAAGACGTGCGTCGGAGAGTTTCGGTCCCCGGCGGCGTGACCGAAGCTGGGCTCGCCGTGCTCGACCCCGGTGCCGACACCCTATTCCGCGATCTGTTCGCCGCCACCCAAGCGCACCATCTCAGCCACCGGCCGAGCCCCGGGCAAACCCGGGACAAATGGCCCGATACGGACAGACCCGGCACATCGAGAGGTCCTCTGTAA
- a CDS encoding sugar-binding transcriptional regulator — MDPWNVERRDEAMKSLLTLQQRLVPDVIETMKGRFRILRQMYDMQPVGRRTLAQVMDTTERILRGEVDFLKDQGLVAVDSSGMRLTPLGESLLDALGEVMGILDGRADLERELRRVLGLRAVRVVSGDVDENPEVKGDLGFTAARFLREVLRRGDVVAVTGGTTVAAVAARMPPVHPGNILVVPARGGVGERVEYQANTIAADLAERLRAEYLLFHVPDRLSEEAYRSLAGEPQIAEKLHLIRQASIVVHGIGQAIAMARRRRLPPEEIAVLEERGAVGEAFGYYFDQDGRIVYQQHTLGLGLGDISGMRAVIAVAGGRGKAGAIAAVAKAVAPHMLVTDEGAAREILARYKGCGDQGEGAKTAEIHEIS; from the coding sequence GTGGATCCGTGGAACGTGGAACGGCGGGATGAAGCCATGAAAAGTCTGCTGACCCTGCAGCAGAGGTTGGTGCCCGATGTGATCGAGACGATGAAAGGCCGGTTTCGCATCCTGCGGCAGATGTACGACATGCAGCCGGTGGGCCGCCGGACCCTGGCCCAGGTGATGGACACCACCGAGCGCATTTTGCGGGGCGAGGTGGACTTTTTGAAGGACCAGGGCCTCGTGGCCGTGGACAGCAGCGGGATGCGTCTAACGCCTTTGGGGGAGTCCCTGCTGGATGCCCTGGGGGAAGTGATGGGGATTCTAGATGGGCGGGCGGATCTGGAGCGGGAATTGCGCCGGGTGCTGGGGTTGCGAGCCGTGCGGGTCGTCTCCGGTGACGTGGATGAAAATCCCGAAGTCAAGGGCGATCTCGGGTTTACCGCCGCCCGGTTTTTGCGGGAGGTTCTCCGCCGGGGGGACGTGGTGGCGGTGACCGGGGGGACGACGGTGGCCGCGGTGGCGGCCCGGATGCCGCCTGTTCACCCGGGGAATATTTTGGTGGTCCCGGCCCGGGGCGGGGTGGGAGAGCGGGTGGAATACCAGGCCAACACCATTGCGGCCGATCTCGCCGAGCGACTCCGGGCGGAGTACCTCCTGTTTCATGTCCCCGACCGGCTCAGCGAAGAGGCGTACCGATCCTTGGCCGGCGAGCCTCAGATCGCAGAAAAACTGCACCTCATTCGACAAGCGAGCATTGTCGTTCACGGGATCGGCCAGGCTATAGCTATGGCCCGGAGAAGGCGCTTGCCGCCAGAAGAAATCGCCGTGCTGGAAGAGCGGGGCGCCGTAGGGGAAGCTTTTGGATACTATTTTGACCAAGATGGGCGAATCGTGTATCAACAACATACCCTGGGCCTGGGCCTGGGGGATATTTCCGGTATGCGGGCGGTGATTGCCGTAGCGGGCGGTCGCGGCAAGGCGGGAGCTATTGCCGCGGTGGCCAAGGCGGTGGCGCCCCACATGTTGGTGACGGACGAAGGCGCGGCCCGGGAGATCCTGGCCCGGTACAAGGGTTGCGGAGACCAGGGCGAGGGCGCCAAAACCGCCGAAATTCATGAGATTTCCTGA
- the gpmI gene encoding 2,3-bisphosphoglycerate-independent phosphoglycerate mutase, with protein sequence MNRPRPVALIILDGFGLREEREGNAVAQARKPNFDRYWKEYPHTQLQASGEAVGLPAGQMGNSEVGHLNLGAGRVVYQDLTRVSKAIRDGDFFRNPALLGAMRHVKELGSRLHLAGLLSDGGVHSHIEHLFALLEMARREGVDRVYVHAFLDGRDVLPESARMYVRQLIERMRELGVGQIATLSGRYYAMDRDRRWERTAKAYRAMVYGEGETYTDPLEALEASFRRGVTDEFVVPMVMVDEAGRPVGSVEDGDAVIVFNFRPDRVVQISRAFTEKDFQEFDRGPKPPVVDYVCMTQYSEAIRAEVAFGPESLTNTLGEILERHGMRQLRIAETEKYRHVTSFFSGGREEPFEGEDRVLIPSPKVATYDQKPEMSAYEVADEAVERIRSGVLDVVVLNFANPDMVGHTGDLQAAIRAVEAVDECLGRVVEAVLAQGGVALITADHGNADVMVDPETGGPCTTHTTNPVPFIVTKPGVHLREGGVLADIAPTILDLLGLEKPKDMTGRGLVL encoded by the coding sequence ATGAATCGTCCACGTCCCGTGGCGCTGATTATTTTGGATGGTTTTGGACTTCGGGAGGAGCGGGAAGGCAATGCGGTGGCCCAGGCCCGGAAACCGAATTTTGATCGTTATTGGAAGGAATATCCGCACACCCAGCTTCAGGCCAGCGGGGAGGCGGTGGGGCTGCCCGCCGGCCAGATGGGCAACTCCGAAGTGGGGCATCTCAATCTGGGCGCGGGCCGGGTGGTGTATCAGGATCTCACCCGGGTGTCCAAAGCGATCCGGGACGGGGATTTTTTCCGCAATCCCGCACTGCTCGGGGCGATGCGCCACGTGAAGGAATTGGGCAGCCGGCTTCACCTGGCGGGGCTGCTCTCCGACGGGGGGGTGCACAGCCATATTGAGCATTTGTTCGCGCTTTTGGAGATGGCCCGACGGGAGGGCGTGGACCGGGTGTATGTCCACGCGTTTCTGGACGGCAGGGATGTCCTGCCCGAGTCGGCCCGGATGTATGTGCGGCAGTTGATCGAACGGATGCGGGAGCTCGGGGTGGGGCAGATTGCCACCTTGTCGGGGCGCTATTACGCCATGGATCGGGACCGGCGATGGGAGCGAACCGCCAAAGCCTACCGGGCGATGGTGTATGGGGAGGGGGAAACGTACACCGATCCGCTCGAAGCCCTGGAGGCGAGCTTTCGCCGGGGGGTGACGGATGAGTTCGTGGTCCCGATGGTGATGGTGGATGAAGCCGGGCGGCCGGTGGGCTCCGTGGAAGACGGTGATGCGGTGATTGTGTTTAATTTTCGTCCGGACCGCGTGGTCCAGATTTCCCGGGCCTTTACAGAGAAGGATTTTCAGGAGTTCGATCGGGGGCCGAAGCCGCCGGTGGTGGACTACGTCTGCATGACCCAGTACAGCGAGGCGATTCGCGCTGAAGTGGCCTTTGGGCCGGAGTCTTTGACCAATACTCTGGGGGAGATTCTGGAACGACATGGAATGCGCCAGTTGCGCATTGCTGAGACGGAAAAATACCGCCATGTGACCTCGTTTTTCAGCGGCGGACGGGAGGAGCCCTTCGAAGGGGAAGATCGGGTGCTGATTCCTTCCCCCAAGGTGGCGACCTACGATCAGAAGCCGGAGATGAGCGCTTATGAGGTGGCGGATGAGGCGGTGGAGCGGATTCGCTCCGGGGTTCTGGACGTGGTGGTGTTGAATTTTGCCAATCCGGATATGGTGGGTCACACCGGTGATCTCCAGGCGGCGATCCGGGCGGTGGAAGCGGTGGATGAATGCCTGGGCCGGGTGGTGGAGGCGGTGCTCGCCCAAGGCGGGGTGGCCCTGATTACGGCGGACCACGGAAACGCCGATGTGATGGTCGACCCGGAGACGGGGGGCCCGTGCACCACCCATACCACCAATCCGGTGCCCTTCATCGTGACGAAACCGGGGGTTCACCTCCGGGAGGGCGGCGTCCTCGCCGACATTGCGCCGACGATACTCGATTTGTTAGGATTGGAGAAGCCAAAGGACATGACGGGGCGGGGGTTGGTGCTGTGA
- the gap gene encoding type I glyceraldehyde-3-phosphate dehydrogenase encodes MRMAINGFGRIGRNVFRAAYRRGDVEIAAVNDLTDAETLAMLLKYDSVHGIFDAEVRAEGDALVVNGKRIKVCAEADPTRLPWGELDIDVVVESTGRFRSREQAKAHLQAGAKKVIITAPAKNEDLTVVMGVNEGAYDPERHFIISNASCTTNCLAPLAKVLHEQFGIERGLMTTVHSYTNDQRILDFPHKDLRRARAAGLSIIPTTTGAAKAVALVLPELKGKLNGFAMRVPTPNVSVVDLVVDVRRSTTVDEVNAVLREAAEGPLNGILGYTDQPLVSRDFNGDPRSSVVDGLSTMVMEGTMIKAVAWYDNEWGYSNRVVDLAGYMARQGFPSREKALAALGV; translated from the coding sequence ATGAGGATGGCGATCAACGGGTTTGGGCGAATCGGGCGCAATGTGTTTCGGGCGGCTTACCGCCGAGGAGATGTGGAAATCGCGGCGGTGAACGACCTCACCGACGCCGAAACTTTGGCAATGCTATTAAAATACGACTCGGTGCACGGGATTTTTGATGCGGAGGTCCGGGCGGAAGGGGACGCCCTGGTGGTGAACGGCAAGCGGATAAAGGTATGTGCGGAAGCCGATCCTACCCGTCTGCCCTGGGGGGAGTTGGACATCGACGTGGTGGTGGAGTCCACAGGGAGGTTCCGCAGCCGGGAGCAGGCCAAGGCCCATTTGCAAGCCGGGGCGAAGAAAGTGATCATCACGGCGCCGGCCAAGAATGAGGATCTGACGGTGGTGATGGGGGTCAATGAGGGGGCTTATGATCCTGAGCGGCATTTTATTATCTCGAATGCCTCCTGCACCACCAACTGTTTGGCCCCCTTGGCGAAGGTTCTTCACGAGCAGTTCGGGATTGAACGGGGCTTAATGACCACCGTTCATTCTTATACCAACGACCAGCGAATCCTGGATTTTCCCCATAAAGATCTGCGCCGTGCCCGGGCGGCGGGGCTGTCCATTATTCCCACCACCACCGGGGCGGCCAAGGCGGTTGCCCTGGTCCTGCCAGAGCTGAAGGGAAAACTGAACGGGTTTGCCATGCGGGTACCCACGCCGAACGTTTCCGTGGTGGACCTGGTGGTGGATGTGCGGCGCTCCACCACGGTGGATGAGGTGAACGCCGTTTTGCGCGAAGCGGCAGAAGGGCCGCTCAACGGCATTCTGGGCTATACCGATCAGCCCCTGGTCTCGAGAGATTTCAATGGGGACCCCCGGTCTTCCGTGGTGGACGGCCTGTCCACGATGGTGATGGAGGGCACGATGATCAAGGCGGTAGCCTGGTATGACAACGAATGGGGATATTCGAACCGGGTGGTGGATTTGGCGGGGTACATGGCCCGCCAGGGATTCCCGTCCCGGGAAAAAGCGCTGGCGGCCCTCGGGGTGTAA
- the rpoN gene encoding RNA polymerase factor sigma-54 — protein MQMGFGLWQQQTQKLILTQELRQAIAILQLSSFELSQYLQQEMAENPVMEWEEAAGAEGWGEFDAWLRESGPDPGLLRSMRESYREPPADVAARSENLEDHLMVQLSDLRLSPLEKRVLRYVIGNIDERGYVSMSSAEMAAQLGVEEALVERCRRRLHGLEPLGIGALDLRECLNIQARERYPDEPGLKDLIDHHLQDVAEGRQSRIAQALQIDLQEVQRLSDLLKTLDPKPGRMFFGDQVRFVIPDVTIERVGGDYVVMVHDRLTPHLHINPIYRRIASTQGADREAKSYLSKKIQSAMWLIRSLEQRRQTILRVTEAIVELQRDFFDRGLEYLRPMTLRQVAERVGVHESTVSRATTGKYAQTPRGVLELKYFFSSGVQTRGGEGASAESIKAKIRKWIQEEDRSDPLSDQRLADLLQQEGIRISRRTVAKYREELRIASSAQRRRHGS, from the coding sequence ATGCAGATGGGGTTCGGACTGTGGCAGCAACAAACGCAAAAGTTGATCCTTACTCAAGAGTTGCGCCAAGCGATCGCAATTCTGCAATTGTCTTCCTTTGAGTTATCGCAATACTTACAACAAGAGATGGCCGAGAATCCGGTGATGGAATGGGAAGAGGCGGCCGGGGCTGAGGGATGGGGGGAATTTGACGCTTGGTTGCGGGAATCCGGTCCAGACCCGGGGCTGCTTCGCTCGATGCGCGAGTCGTATCGGGAGCCCCCGGCGGATGTGGCGGCCAGATCCGAGAATCTCGAAGACCATTTGATGGTTCAGTTGTCCGATCTCCGACTGAGCCCCTTAGAAAAACGGGTGCTGCGCTACGTCATCGGGAATATCGACGAACGCGGCTATGTGTCCATGTCCAGCGCCGAGATGGCCGCACAGCTCGGGGTGGAGGAAGCGTTGGTCGAGCGGTGCCGCCGTCGGTTGCATGGCCTGGAGCCCCTGGGGATCGGGGCGCTGGACCTGAGGGAATGTCTCAACATTCAGGCCCGGGAACGTTATCCCGACGAGCCTGGTCTGAAGGATCTGATCGATCATCACCTTCAGGATGTGGCCGAGGGGCGTCAGTCGAGAATCGCCCAAGCTTTGCAGATCGACCTCCAAGAAGTACAGCGTCTGTCCGACCTTTTGAAAACTTTGGACCCGAAACCCGGGAGGATGTTTTTTGGGGATCAGGTCCGGTTTGTGATTCCTGATGTGACCATTGAGCGGGTGGGCGGGGACTACGTGGTGATGGTACACGATCGGCTCACGCCGCATTTGCATATTAATCCCATCTATCGCCGGATCGCCTCAACCCAAGGGGCGGACCGGGAGGCGAAATCCTATCTGTCGAAAAAAATCCAATCGGCCATGTGGTTGATCCGCAGTTTGGAGCAGCGAAGACAGACGATTCTGCGGGTGACCGAAGCCATTGTGGAGCTGCAGAGGGACTTTTTCGACCGGGGATTGGAGTACTTGCGCCCGATGACCCTGCGCCAGGTGGCGGAGCGGGTCGGGGTGCACGAATCCACCGTCAGCCGGGCCACCACGGGCAAATACGCCCAGACGCCCCGGGGAGTATTGGAGTTAAAATATTTCTTTAGCTCAGGGGTTCAGACCCGAGGCGGAGAAGGGGCATCGGCGGAGAGCATCAAGGCGAAGATTCGCAAATGGATCCAGGAGGAGGATCGGTCAGACCCTCTGAGCGACCAGCGCCTGGCCGACCTTTTGCAGCAAGAGGGCATTCGGATCTCCCGCCGAACCGTGGCTAAATACCGCGAGGAACTCCGCATTGCCTCGTCAGCCCAGCGCCGGCGCCATGGTTCCTGA
- a CDS encoding alpha/beta hydrolase: protein MKEDQEFTEASPEPFFFPGGSVGILLVHGFTGSPSEMRPMGQWLAQQGYTVAGPLLAGHGTSPLDMERTSWRDWVASARDAARKLRERSSRIVAAGLSMGGALSLYLGSGVAGVVVDAVISMCAPIYLQDRRAHLARFVAPIHRFHRDGSAGYPPEIRRYLAGYDITPTRCVGELMTLIRRTKRLLPGVRVPTLVLQARRDRTVRPKSARYIYARVGTSDKALLWYEQSGHILTVDRDREAVWRDVLEWLRGHDLAP from the coding sequence GTGAAGGAAGACCAGGAATTCACGGAGGCGTCGCCCGAGCCGTTTTTCTTCCCCGGGGGTTCAGTGGGGATTCTGCTGGTGCACGGGTTTACCGGTTCGCCTTCGGAAATGAGACCGATGGGTCAGTGGCTTGCCCAGCAGGGGTACACCGTGGCGGGGCCGCTGTTGGCGGGGCACGGCACGTCTCCCTTAGATATGGAACGAACAAGCTGGAGGGATTGGGTGGCCTCCGCCCGGGATGCAGCGAGAAAGTTGCGGGAACGGAGTTCCCGGATCGTGGCGGCGGGCCTGTCTATGGGGGGTGCTTTGTCTTTGTATCTCGGGTCCGGGGTGGCGGGGGTTGTGGTGGATGCGGTGATCTCCATGTGTGCTCCTATCTATTTACAGGATCGGCGGGCGCACTTGGCCCGTTTTGTCGCGCCCATTCACCGGTTTCACCGGGACGGAAGTGCCGGGTATCCTCCGGAGATTCGACGGTATCTCGCCGGTTATGACATCACGCCCACCCGATGTGTCGGCGAACTGATGACCCTGATCCGGCGGACCAAGCGATTGCTGCCCGGGGTGCGCGTCCCCACCTTGGTGCTTCAGGCCCGGCGGGATCGAACGGTGCGCCCGAAGTCCGCCCGGTATATTTATGCCCGGGTTGGCACGTCCGACAAAGCGTTGCTTTGGTACGAGCAGTCCGGCCATATTCTGACTGTCGACCGGGACCGGGAAGCGGTGTGGCGGGATGTGCTCGAATGGCTGAGGGGACACGATTTGGCGCCATGA
- the secG gene encoding preprotein translocase subunit SecG: MWLAILKILLVIVSLALIGVVLMQSGRSAGLSGAIAGGAEQLVGRKARGIDAVLMKATTILGTVFFIVALVVAWLIARGS, from the coding sequence ATGTGGCTGGCGATTTTGAAGATCTTACTGGTGATTGTGAGCTTGGCCCTCATCGGGGTGGTTCTCATGCAATCCGGCCGGAGCGCTGGGTTGTCCGGAGCGATCGCCGGGGGCGCCGAGCAGCTGGTCGGGCGCAAAGCCAGGGGTATCGACGCTGTGTTGATGAAAGCGACGACGATATTGGGCACTGTATTTTTTATCGTGGCGCTCGTCGTTGCGTGGTTGATTGCCCGGGGATCTTGA
- the eno gene encoding phosphopyruvate hydratase, with the protein MNTTIYEITAREVLDSRGNPTVEVEVELEGGATGRAIVPSGASTGAHEAVELRDGGERYGGKGVRKAVGHVNETIGPELIGQDALDQVGIDRLMIDLDGTPNKGRLGANAILGVSMAVAHAASQAVGLPLYVYLGGFAARTLPVPMMNILNGGKHADNNVDIQEFMILPVGAPTFREALRMGAEVFHALKKVLSEKGLATAVGDEGGFAPSLGSNEEALQVIVRAVEKAGYRPGEDVMLAVDVASSELYKDGRYVFAGEGVTRTAEEMIALYERLIAKYPIVSVEDGLAEDDWEGWEALTARLGKKVQLVGDDLFVTNTSRLRTGIDRGVANSILVKVNQIGTLTETFEAIEMAKRSGYTAVISHRSGETEDVTIADIAVAAQTGQIKTGAPSRTDRVAKYNQLLRIEDALTYTGRYAGRDAFYNLRR; encoded by the coding sequence GTGAACACGACGATTTATGAAATCACGGCCCGGGAAGTGCTGGATTCCCGGGGCAATCCGACTGTGGAAGTGGAAGTTGAGCTCGAAGGCGGGGCGACGGGGCGGGCCATTGTTCCTTCCGGAGCTTCCACCGGCGCCCACGAGGCGGTGGAATTGCGGGACGGCGGGGAGCGCTACGGCGGAAAAGGGGTCCGGAAAGCTGTGGGCCACGTCAATGAGACCATCGGGCCGGAGTTGATCGGACAGGACGCCCTGGATCAGGTGGGGATCGACCGGCTGATGATCGACCTCGACGGAACGCCCAACAAAGGCCGGCTGGGGGCGAACGCCATCCTCGGGGTGTCCATGGCGGTGGCCCATGCCGCATCCCAAGCCGTGGGGCTTCCCCTCTACGTGTACCTGGGGGGATTCGCGGCCCGGACTTTGCCCGTGCCGATGATGAACATCCTCAACGGGGGCAAACACGCTGACAACAATGTGGACATCCAGGAATTCATGATCCTGCCGGTGGGGGCACCGACCTTTAGGGAAGCCCTTCGGATGGGGGCCGAGGTGTTTCATGCCCTGAAAAAAGTGCTCTCGGAGAAGGGACTGGCCACGGCGGTGGGCGACGAAGGCGGGTTTGCGCCGAGTCTCGGATCGAACGAAGAGGCGCTCCAGGTCATTGTGCGGGCCGTGGAGAAGGCGGGATACCGGCCGGGCGAGGACGTGATGCTGGCCGTGGACGTGGCGTCGAGTGAGTTGTACAAAGATGGCCGTTACGTCTTTGCCGGCGAAGGGGTCACCCGCACGGCCGAGGAGATGATCGCCCTCTACGAACGATTGATCGCCAAATATCCCATTGTATCGGTGGAAGACGGGTTGGCGGAGGACGATTGGGAAGGTTGGGAGGCGCTGACCGCCCGGCTGGGAAAGAAAGTCCAGTTGGTGGGCGATGACCTTTTTGTCACCAATACGTCTCGGCTGCGGACGGGGATCGATCGGGGAGTGGCCAACTCGATCCTAGTAAAAGTCAACCAGATCGGCACTTTGACCGAGACCTTCGAGGCCATTGAAATGGCGAAACGGTCGGGCTACACGGCGGTGATCTCCCACCGGTCCGGGGAGACGGAGGATGTGACCATCGCCGACATCGCCGTGGCGGCCCAAACCGGGCAGATCAAGACCGGGGCACCTTCCCGAACTGATCGGGTGGCCAAATATAATCAGTTGCTTCGGATTGAAGATGCGTTGACGTATACCGGGCGGTACGCCGGCCGGGATGCCTTCTATAACCTGCGTCGATAG
- a CDS encoding phosphoglycerate kinase: MDKATIRDVEVQGKRVFVRVDFNVPIEDGRVVDDGRIRAALPTIEYLIRGGARLILASHLGRPKGRVDERYRLDPVARRLQELLGRPVHKVDAVVGPEVEQAAAGMGPGDVLLLENVRFEPGEEKNDPALARAWAGLADLYVNDAFGAAHRAHASTAGLAQFLPAVAGLLMERELTVLSRALSHPEHPFAAVLGGAKVSDKIGVVARLLEKVDRLLIGGGMANTFLAARGYRMGSSSVEEDRLETARETLRTAEGRGTALLLPVDLVIADRFSADAQRRTVRVEEGVPEGWMALDIGPETVERCRAMLADAHTVIWNGPMGVFEMEPFAAGTLAVAQAMAGVKGTTIVGGGDSAAAVTKMGLADRMTHVSTGGGASLEFLEGRVLPGVAALLDREAVRG, translated from the coding sequence ATGGACAAAGCAACGATTCGGGATGTGGAGGTTCAGGGAAAGCGCGTTTTTGTGCGGGTGGATTTTAACGTGCCCATCGAGGACGGCCGGGTGGTGGACGATGGCCGAATCCGCGCGGCTCTGCCCACGATTGAGTATCTCATTCGGGGCGGAGCACGGTTGATCCTGGCGTCCCACCTGGGCCGCCCGAAAGGCCGGGTGGATGAGCGGTATCGGCTGGACCCGGTGGCCCGGCGCCTTCAGGAGCTTCTCGGCCGGCCCGTACATAAAGTGGATGCTGTGGTGGGACCGGAAGTGGAACAGGCGGCGGCGGGAATGGGTCCCGGAGATGTGCTGTTGTTGGAAAATGTTCGCTTTGAGCCCGGGGAGGAGAAAAATGATCCTGCCCTGGCCCGGGCTTGGGCGGGTTTGGCCGACCTGTACGTGAACGACGCCTTCGGGGCGGCCCACCGAGCCCATGCTTCTACGGCGGGGTTGGCGCAGTTTTTGCCGGCGGTGGCCGGGCTCTTGATGGAGCGGGAGTTGACCGTGCTCTCCCGGGCCCTCAGCCACCCGGAACACCCTTTTGCGGCGGTACTCGGTGGGGCTAAGGTGAGCGACAAGATCGGCGTGGTGGCCCGTCTTCTGGAAAAAGTGGACCGGCTCCTCATCGGGGGCGGAATGGCCAACACGTTTCTCGCCGCCCGGGGCTATCGCATGGGGAGTTCCTCCGTGGAGGAAGACCGCCTGGAGACCGCCCGGGAGACCTTGCGGACGGCGGAGGGCCGGGGGACAGCCCTTCTTTTGCCCGTGGATCTGGTGATCGCCGATCGCTTTTCCGCCGATGCCCAGCGCCGGACGGTGCGGGTGGAAGAGGGGGTTCCGGAGGGCTGGATGGCCCTGGACATCGGCCCGGAGACGGTTGAGCGTTGCCGGGCGATGCTGGCGGATGCCCACACGGTGATCTGGAACGGGCCGATGGGGGTATTCGAGATGGAACCTTTTGCGGCCGGGACTTTGGCGGTGGCCCAGGCCATGGCCGGGGTGAAGGGCACCACCATCGTCGGCGGGGGAGATTCCGCCGCGGCAGTGACCAAAATGGGACTGGCAGACCGCATGACCCACGTGTCCACCGGGGGCGGGGCGTCGCTGGAATTTCTCGAAGGGCGCGTGCTGCCCGGGGTTGCGGCCCTTCTGGACCGGGAGGCGGTGCGGGGATGA